Proteins encoded within one genomic window of Geotalea daltonii FRC-32:
- a CDS encoding B12-binding domain-containing radical SAM protein, producing the protein MKVCIIFPPLPFGWTPVAPPILEYLAALTHREDPNIEIELISASATPEAIDKIQCDLATISILTPTAVPGYMIADALRAKGIKVVFGGIHASSMPEEAKSHGDAVVIGEAESTWPQVLRDFKAGRLQPFYRGEQLPLNDLPTPFFGKLSGGHQFRVINTSRGCPYNCTFCSVKPFYGASIRFRPIEDVVRDVCAVPEKMYINGDENIWWEGFEQRAIDMFTALRGSGKKWMGFGSLRPVLTPSGSRMLNAARESGMLTVWVGWDAISDDSLTAYKANGKIGVDRERAVRTLRDHGIDVSLFYMLGGRNDSLDDFKRSVELADRLGVSMHPSLLVPYPGTELRRQYEPYIYKDLGWEYYTGAYALFDHPDPRMTPAAREEAFYETSLEILSNWRIFSHMRHVPLSGFPFAHILSLMNQLPVRKGMKIAYEKWKEEQRAVRDKQIMG; encoded by the coding sequence ATGAAAGTCTGCATTATCTTCCCTCCGCTTCCCTTCGGCTGGACGCCGGTCGCACCGCCGATCCTTGAGTATCTTGCGGCATTAACGCACAGGGAAGATCCCAATATCGAGATCGAGCTGATAAGCGCCAGTGCCACCCCCGAGGCCATCGACAAAATCCAATGCGACCTGGCAACCATCAGCATCCTGACCCCGACAGCCGTGCCGGGATATATGATCGCCGATGCCCTTCGGGCTAAGGGCATAAAAGTCGTATTCGGCGGTATCCATGCCTCCTCCATGCCGGAAGAGGCCAAATCCCACGGGGATGCGGTCGTCATCGGCGAGGCGGAATCAACGTGGCCGCAGGTCCTGCGCGACTTCAAGGCCGGCCGGCTGCAACCGTTCTACCGGGGGGAGCAACTCCCCCTCAACGATCTCCCAACCCCCTTTTTCGGGAAACTTTCCGGAGGGCACCAGTTCCGTGTCATCAATACTTCCCGCGGTTGCCCGTATAACTGCACCTTCTGCTCAGTCAAACCCTTTTATGGAGCAAGCATCCGCTTTCGCCCCATCGAGGATGTGGTGCGTGACGTCTGTGCCGTTCCGGAGAAGATGTACATCAATGGAGATGAAAATATCTGGTGGGAAGGATTCGAGCAGCGTGCAATCGATATGTTCACTGCCCTTAGAGGGAGCGGCAAGAAGTGGATGGGCTTCGGCAGCCTGCGCCCGGTATTGACACCCAGCGGTTCACGCATGCTGAACGCCGCCCGGGAAAGCGGAATGCTGACTGTTTGGGTGGGATGGGATGCCATTTCTGATGATTCTCTGACCGCCTACAAAGCAAACGGTAAAATTGGCGTCGACCGCGAACGAGCCGTCAGAACCCTCCGTGACCATGGCATTGATGTCTCATTGTTTTACATGCTGGGGGGGAGAAATGATTCCTTGGATGATTTCAAGCGTTCCGTGGAGTTGGCGGACCGTCTGGGAGTCAGCATGCATCCTTCGCTGCTTGTGCCATACCCGGGTACCGAGTTGCGTCGTCAGTATGAACCATACATCTATAAGGATCTTGGCTGGGAGTATTACACCGGGGCATATGCACTTTTTGATCACCCCGATCCGCGAATGACACCGGCAGCACGAGAAGAGGCATTTTACGAAACATCTCTGGAAATTCTCAGTAACTGGAGGATCTTTAGCCATATGCGTCATGTGCCGCTGTCTGGCTTTCCGTTTGCCCATATCCTGTCGCTGATGAATCAGCTGCCGGTGCGCAAAGGGATGAAGATCGCCTATGAAAAATGGAAGGAAGAGCAGCGGGCTGTCCGGGATAAACAGATTATGGGATAA
- a CDS encoding TolB family protein, giving the protein MRMRILLSMIVVIFAFSACKKGSHSTSPDLNTKSTLLANIPEGAEFDDALFSDDGNKVAYAVKSNGKEAMVINDKMGIFYEHVRGPAFSPSGSECAYIARKGGKELVVVDGKEGKSYDTINHLAYSRSGRVIYSATQGDQSLMVSDGKEIEPFKGTISDTFLLSSPKKVAFVAEQKGSALHICSEKLKSCVTDRNYDSISFVNLDELQTHLAYSATLNGQSAVIMLDLDGSAPKPVETEWYDQIFALDLSENGKHLAFLASQRGETFLVVDGVKHKTDNLQSVFELVVSSTGNTIHTGFLGGKVVSFLNGKNTGNTYDSINFPSFSRNGSNFVYGAAIGPKNFIVVNGANGPAFDKVVTPQFIPNGNHVVYRTRKDGERFAVVADLQGHTVRELPHYDGVWDIQVFPDGKTVGYGAKVGRTLWWKVDNLF; this is encoded by the coding sequence ATGAGAATGCGCATACTTCTGTCTATGATTGTCGTTATATTCGCTTTTTCCGCTTGCAAGAAAGGTTCTCATTCCACATCACCTGACTTGAACACCAAATCTACGCTCCTGGCAAACATTCCTGAAGGTGCTGAGTTTGACGACGCCTTATTCAGTGATGATGGTAATAAGGTTGCGTATGCCGTGAAGTCCAACGGTAAGGAAGCGATGGTTATCAACGACAAGATGGGTATCTTTTACGAGCATGTTCGAGGTCCGGCATTTTCACCATCGGGGTCAGAGTGTGCCTATATCGCAAGAAAGGGGGGCAAAGAACTTGTGGTCGTGGACGGTAAGGAAGGAAAAAGCTACGACACTATTAACCACCTTGCCTATAGCAGGAGCGGCCGTGTTATATATTCGGCAACCCAAGGCGACCAATCCCTGATGGTATCGGATGGGAAGGAGATTGAACCCTTCAAGGGCACAATTTCCGATACCTTTCTCCTTTCCTCCCCCAAAAAAGTAGCCTTTGTCGCAGAGCAAAAGGGTAGTGCTCTGCATATTTGCAGTGAAAAGCTTAAAAGTTGTGTCACAGACAGGAATTATGACTCCATAAGTTTTGTTAACCTTGATGAATTACAGACACATCTGGCTTATTCTGCTACCTTGAATGGCCAGAGTGCCGTTATAATGCTGGATCTCGATGGTTCGGCCCCCAAGCCCGTTGAAACTGAGTGGTACGATCAAATCTTTGCCTTGGATCTTTCTGAAAATGGCAAACATCTTGCCTTTCTGGCGAGTCAGAGGGGGGAAACCTTCCTGGTTGTCGACGGAGTAAAGCATAAGACCGACAATCTCCAGTCTGTCTTTGAGCTGGTGGTTTCTTCAACAGGCAACACCATCCACACTGGCTTTCTTGGCGGGAAAGTTGTTTCCTTTCTAAACGGCAAAAATACCGGCAATACATATGACTCCATAAATTTCCCTTCTTTTAGCCGAAACGGATCGAATTTCGTTTATGGCGCAGCAATCGGCCCTAAGAATTTTATTGTGGTGAACGGTGCAAATGGTCCGGCCTTTGACAAGGTTGTTACGCCGCAATTTATTCCGAATGGAAATCATGTGGTATATCGTACCCGTAAGGATGGGGAGCGATTTGCCGTTGTCGCTGACCTGCAAGGTCATACTGTCAGAGAACTGCCTCATTACGATGGGGTATGGGACATTCAGGTATTTCCTGACGGTAAAACTGTCGGGTATGGTGCCAAAGTCGGTCGCACTCTCTGGTGGAAGGTTGATAACCTATTCTGA
- the ccsA gene encoding cytochrome c biogenesis protein CcsA, producing the protein MKPALMFFWAAVSLYGVSTFSYIFGMIAKQEKLFTIGLYSAVAGFIPHVIAIALRWSATGITPFIDISESLTLGTFMAVLIFVAFQAFTKRLRPLGVLVIPVAFVLLGWAGTMMKEVATSLSPALQSGWIWVHIVGASSGFASVLVAAGIGLMYLLKERKSGGIYDKLPDLGALDLLSYRFVSGGFIMYGLMMISGCFWSNQVKGNYWGWDPVEVWSLVSWLVYGIYLHLRITFGWRGTRLAWYALIALIFMIVSYWGIPFGVETFHSGFRIEHN; encoded by the coding sequence ATGAAGCCGGCACTGATGTTTTTCTGGGCAGCTGTTTCACTGTATGGCGTGAGTACCTTTAGTTATATCTTCGGCATGATTGCCAAACAGGAGAAGTTGTTCACCATTGGCCTCTACAGCGCAGTGGCTGGTTTTATTCCCCATGTCATAGCCATTGCCCTTCGCTGGTCGGCAACGGGCATCACGCCGTTTATCGACATTTCCGAGTCGCTTACCCTTGGGACCTTTATGGCGGTCCTCATTTTTGTCGCTTTTCAGGCGTTCACAAAGAGGTTGCGGCCGTTGGGGGTGCTGGTCATCCCGGTGGCCTTTGTACTGCTCGGCTGGGCTGGAACAATGATGAAAGAAGTAGCCACGTCACTCTCCCCGGCATTGCAAAGTGGGTGGATTTGGGTCCACATAGTAGGGGCCTCATCAGGATTTGCTTCCGTACTTGTGGCTGCCGGCATAGGGCTGATGTACCTTCTGAAAGAAAGAAAATCGGGCGGGATTTATGACAAGTTGCCTGACCTTGGTGCACTGGATCTGTTGTCTTACCGCTTTGTTTCTGGCGGCTTTATCATGTATGGATTGATGATGATTTCAGGCTGCTTCTGGTCGAACCAGGTAAAAGGTAATTATTGGGGATGGGATCCGGTGGAGGTCTGGTCGCTCGTTTCATGGCTGGTCTATGGGATTTATCTCCACTTGCGCATTACTTTTGGGTGGCGAGGCACCAGGCTTGCCTGGTATGCGTTGATAGCTTTGATCTTCATGATCGTAAGTTACTGGGGTATCCCTTTCGGTGTGGAGACCTTCCATTCCGGGTTCCGCATCGAGCATAATTAG
- the yedE gene encoding YedE family putative selenium transporter, with protein MNLKDRHFWIIVVTGALMGTFGVLLSVWGNPENSGICVSCFIENSVGALGFHDNSRMQYLRPELVGFVLGAMLSAAAFREFRAHGGNNPLPRLIAGIFLIIGCAVFIGCPIKLFLRLTAGDLTALAGVAGLVAGVWIGLKGLANGVELGSSGKQTGSSGLLIPAFFCILLLFMIFPPAFILSSGTGSAAQYAPMAVSLGVGLLLGAFAQRSRFCITGSVRDAILMGFRSHMPWGFLAFVAAGTVTSISSGRFHPGMFGQPGAHLDHLWSFLGMLLAGWISVLIGGCPFRQLIKSGEGDADAGLVVVGMLIGGAVVQSWTLAGTAAGVPFYGKVAVLAGFIFILLTCLLSRERQD; from the coding sequence ATGAATCTGAAAGACCGGCATTTCTGGATCATTGTTGTTACCGGTGCTTTGATGGGGACTTTCGGAGTGCTGCTCTCCGTCTGGGGTAATCCCGAAAACTCCGGCATCTGTGTTTCATGCTTTATCGAGAACAGTGTGGGGGCATTGGGTTTCCACGACAACTCACGCATGCAGTACCTGCGTCCTGAACTGGTCGGTTTTGTCTTGGGCGCCATGTTGAGCGCCGCCGCTTTCAGGGAGTTTCGTGCCCATGGGGGCAACAATCCGCTGCCACGGTTGATTGCCGGGATATTCCTGATAATCGGTTGCGCCGTCTTTATAGGCTGCCCTATCAAGCTGTTTCTCCGTTTGACAGCCGGGGACCTCACTGCTTTGGCTGGAGTTGCCGGCCTGGTTGCAGGTGTCTGGATCGGTCTCAAGGGATTGGCCAATGGTGTAGAATTGGGGAGTTCCGGAAAGCAAACCGGCAGCAGCGGTCTGCTTATCCCTGCTTTTTTTTGCATCTTGCTGCTGTTTATGATATTCCCGCCGGCATTCATCCTCTCTTCAGGCACAGGAAGCGCAGCACAATATGCACCAATGGCCGTTTCCCTTGGCGTCGGTCTGTTGCTCGGAGCCTTTGCCCAGCGAAGCAGATTCTGCATCACCGGTAGTGTCCGCGACGCTATTCTAATGGGTTTCAGGTCCCATATGCCATGGGGATTCTTGGCCTTCGTTGCTGCAGGAACTGTCACCAGCATCAGCTCCGGCAGATTTCATCCCGGTATGTTCGGACAACCGGGAGCCCATCTGGACCATCTATGGAGTTTTCTCGGAATGCTCTTGGCAGGCTGGATATCGGTGCTGATCGGCGGCTGCCCGTTCCGACAGCTGATAAAATCAGGTGAAGGAGACGCAGATGCGGGTCTGGTGGTCGTTGGAATGCTTATCGGCGGTGCCGTCGTACAATCATGGACACTGGCAGGAACCGCCGCCGGTGTTCCTTTTTACGGTAAAGTGGCAGTTCTCGCCGGCTTCATATTTATTCTGCTGACATGCTTGCTGAGCCGCGAGCGTCAAGACTGA
- a CDS encoding cadherin-like beta sandwich domain-containing protein, whose translation MGKVIAKKIRGLNLWAKVALTVLFTLTLSVFMYEGWYKPHEIMAASVTYNLQVNSGTTVATGVLTDSSACGTNNTGAVTTLMDTSAFACASQRAVHTVSGAGTIVEAYFNSAYAVATTVTGTSFKVRLRDSGSGGWTAGVRLFYVTSSGTKTDFTGTEVTSAVASVGDSTVTLSLTGQSATVPVGAKLGIRVRATAGTSTAKRVYWGSTADTAGTGTSGVLIVNEVVAASNNANLSNLVLSSGTLTPTFSSTTTSYTASVANSVSSITVTPTEADTTATTTVNGVAVNSGTASGPISLAVGSNTITTVVTAQDGVTTKTYTVVVTRAGSSNADLSNLVLSSGTLSPAFSSATTSYTASVANSVSSITVTPTEADTTATTTVNGTAVNSGTASGPIALSVGANTITTVVTAQDGTTTKTYTVVVTRAAAASTNANLSNLVLSSGTLSPAFASGTISYTASVANPVASITVTPTVEDATATVKVNGTTVASGTASAPIALVVGSNTITTVVTAQDGTTTKTYTVTVTRAAAVNGTTAGALSYSGVTSNSITVTAPFTGDDNNNNSCVIKWGTVNGTYPNTATSAKSGSSYVATINNLAESTIYYFQATFTDADGRTPANGIVTGSTSTTAYVNPLMHSAANLDPSNAKGYGNWGAGKDCTWCHTAGTNNVKQVAQQIATPTGTRSVTFSRMTSTVTNAMDLFGNDQRSTLNRSTNICEVCHHQTNFHQYSSSVKSVGKSVTSNTHYNRAECIKCHPHNKGFKGNGHTVPLYATSAGHTDCSSGIGCHTNSTPAGTYPATGGTPPNCQSCHTKGDPLTANIGCGSCHGAAGGTGEPNGTVHPDVAGNHSVHVPAATNGCTTCHNIGGSGGNADHGPGNSGNTTTNPAVVNLDSALGWSSATSKCSSASCHGNVYSTTGSSLTPQWGTTNNGCSACHSAYPIGASGPATGGHGTHSAYACTNCHATGTSATAAPSVANGHTDGDIDIVNVGYQTNVTKHPANDGYSNRTCSTTCHGSPYGSGAGSTPAWGSTGAGCGACHNVAGAFITYSSPSNQKGPNTGSHSAHMNYGRYICDECHTGAVSNTVTQSYANAAHGDTDIDVTNQGYPANVAKHPANSGYSTCTLACHITTTWGLNTLKCTDCHAAAITRTKGRPGKQLAAVTAEFGKTYGHKKSTRTAVADADCIVCHLEGNFTTQKTSKYHADGNIDLRNPDGSGEVAITDNNNAAFTFQRFSTSFASGTRSSAINNTVASVITQKFCLTCHDSGGAANTTARAGTSPTPTAPFGGGYTVLNAFSQFDPTNSSKHPVRAARSADYPTAARLADPYKPTGTRGTSGTKSSGVIMSCFDCHNTGQTTGMKTLRTISAHGDANVLIRGGNATTNGTIYVSSPTHCSSCHLTYTYPGHNTGATGSAFTTTSGDMNGTTFLNCHYCHADANTGTRPARSDNFHGTNALPTTGATATVRWLGSAGTPAQVNTRPYAFIRNRMNLSNHQPRMIGSSTYSPQCSMVSYTGGACSNQSGKTYTVGGTY comes from the coding sequence ATGGGTAAGGTTATCGCTAAGAAGATCCGAGGATTGAATCTGTGGGCAAAGGTGGCATTGACGGTGCTGTTTACTTTGACCCTGTCGGTGTTCATGTATGAGGGGTGGTATAAGCCACATGAAATCATGGCCGCTTCAGTGACCTATAATCTTCAGGTCAATTCAGGGACCACGGTCGCAACCGGAGTTTTGACCGACTCGAGTGCATGCGGAACAAATAATACCGGGGCTGTTACAACCCTAATGGATACATCCGCTTTTGCTTGCGCCAGTCAGCGTGCTGTCCATACTGTTTCCGGTGCAGGCACTATTGTGGAGGCGTATTTTAATTCTGCATATGCTGTTGCCACCACGGTAACAGGCACCTCCTTTAAAGTAAGGCTTCGCGACAGTGGGTCTGGTGGATGGACTGCCGGTGTCAGGTTATTTTATGTGACTTCGAGCGGGACAAAAACAGATTTCACCGGCACTGAAGTGACATCGGCGGTGGCATCGGTAGGAGATTCAACAGTCACTCTGTCATTGACAGGACAATCTGCGACTGTTCCTGTCGGTGCCAAGCTCGGCATCCGTGTTCGAGCGACAGCGGGTACATCAACTGCTAAGCGGGTATACTGGGGATCTACAGCTGATACGGCCGGAACAGGAACTTCTGGTGTTTTGATTGTTAATGAGGTTGTCGCGGCTTCCAATAATGCCAACCTTAGCAATTTAGTGCTCTCGTCTGGGACATTGACGCCTACCTTCAGTAGCACGACCACCTCCTATACCGCTTCTGTCGCCAATTCCGTCTCGTCTATTACCGTTACGCCGACAGAGGCGGACACGACGGCTACGACAACTGTTAATGGAGTTGCTGTCAACAGTGGTACTGCTTCCGGCCCCATTTCCCTTGCAGTCGGCTCCAATACGATCACAACTGTCGTAACAGCCCAAGATGGCGTTACGACCAAAACCTACACAGTGGTTGTTACCCGAGCAGGCTCCTCAAATGCAGATCTGAGTAATCTTGTTCTGTCCAGCGGTACGCTGTCACCTGCTTTCTCCAGTGCAACTACCTCATACACCGCCTCGGTAGCAAACTCCGTTTCCTCCATTACAGTAACACCCACCGAGGCTGATACCACCGCCACCACCACCGTAAACGGCACTGCAGTCAACAGTGGTACGGCTTCCGGCCCGATTGCACTGAGTGTGGGCGCAAACACCATAACAACTGTCGTTACTGCACAAGATGGCACAACCACCAAGACATACACCGTTGTCGTTACACGTGCGGCCGCTGCTTCAACAAATGCAAATCTGAGCAACCTGGTGCTGTCTTCCGGTACCTTGAGCCCTGCTTTTGCCAGCGGAACCATATCCTACACGGCCTCGGTCGCTAACCCCGTTGCCTCAATTACAGTGACTCCCACGGTTGAGGACGCGACTGCAACAGTTAAAGTGAACGGCACCACCGTTGCCAGCGGTACGGCATCCGCTCCCATAGCCCTTGTGGTCGGGTCAAACACCATTACCACGGTCGTCACTGCCCAAGACGGCACTACAACCAAGACCTACACGGTTACCGTCACTCGTGCCGCTGCTGTTAACGGCACCACTGCAGGAGCGCTTAGCTATTCGGGCGTTACCAGCAACTCGATCACGGTGACTGCACCTTTTACAGGTGACGATAACAACAATAACAGCTGTGTCATCAAGTGGGGTACTGTCAATGGGACCTATCCTAACACAGCAACCTCCGCAAAATCCGGCAGCTCCTATGTTGCTACCATCAATAACCTTGCTGAATCAACTATCTACTATTTCCAGGCGACATTCACTGACGCTGATGGCCGCACCCCGGCAAACGGCATAGTGACCGGGTCTACTTCCACTACTGCCTACGTAAATCCCCTGATGCACAGTGCAGCGAATCTTGATCCAAGCAACGCCAAAGGCTACGGCAATTGGGGCGCCGGCAAAGACTGCACCTGGTGCCACACCGCCGGTACCAATAACGTCAAGCAGGTTGCTCAGCAGATTGCCACCCCAACAGGCACAAGAAGCGTTACCTTCTCACGGATGACCTCCACCGTGACGAATGCCATGGATCTCTTCGGTAACGATCAGCGGTCGACCCTGAACCGTTCGACCAATATCTGCGAAGTCTGCCACCACCAGACAAATTTCCATCAATATAGCTCTTCCGTCAAGTCAGTCGGTAAATCCGTGACTTCCAATACCCATTACAACCGGGCGGAATGCATCAAGTGCCACCCCCACAACAAAGGCTTCAAGGGCAATGGCCACACTGTTCCACTTTATGCTACCAGTGCCGGCCACACCGATTGTTCCAGCGGCATAGGCTGCCATACCAACAGTACACCTGCTGGTACCTACCCAGCGACTGGCGGCACGCCACCTAACTGTCAGTCCTGTCACACCAAGGGGGATCCTCTGACCGCCAACATCGGCTGCGGCAGCTGCCATGGTGCTGCAGGCGGTACCGGCGAACCTAACGGCACCGTTCACCCGGATGTAGCAGGCAATCACTCCGTCCACGTCCCGGCCGCTACCAACGGTTGTACCACTTGCCACAATATCGGCGGCTCCGGCGGCAATGCCGATCACGGGCCCGGAAATAGTGGTAACACCACCACCAACCCTGCTGTCGTAAATCTTGACTCGGCACTTGGCTGGAGCAGCGCAACCTCAAAATGTTCTAGCGCAAGCTGCCATGGCAATGTCTACAGCACCACGGGATCATCACTCACGCCACAATGGGGCACCACCAACAATGGTTGCTCCGCCTGCCACTCCGCCTATCCTATCGGCGCAAGTGGCCCGGCAACCGGCGGCCATGGTACTCACAGCGCCTATGCATGTACCAACTGCCACGCGACAGGGACTTCGGCAACCGCCGCACCGTCAGTTGCCAATGGTCACACCGATGGTGATATCGACATAGTAAACGTCGGCTACCAGACTAACGTTACCAAGCACCCAGCCAACGATGGTTACAGTAACCGCACTTGCAGCACAACCTGTCATGGAAGCCCCTACGGCTCAGGCGCTGGCTCGACACCAGCCTGGGGCAGCACGGGCGCAGGTTGTGGCGCATGCCACAACGTAGCCGGCGCTTTCATTACCTACTCCTCACCTTCCAACCAGAAGGGTCCCAACACCGGCAGTCATTCGGCTCACATGAACTATGGCCGTTATATCTGTGATGAGTGCCATACCGGCGCCGTCTCCAATACAGTAACCCAGAGCTATGCCAACGCAGCCCATGGCGACACAGACATCGATGTTACGAACCAGGGCTACCCGGCCAACGTTGCCAAGCATCCGGCAAATTCCGGCTACTCCACCTGTACCCTTGCTTGTCACATTACCACCACCTGGGGGCTCAATACCCTTAAGTGTACCGATTGCCATGCAGCGGCCATCACCCGTACGAAAGGCCGGCCAGGGAAGCAACTTGCTGCTGTAACGGCCGAGTTCGGCAAGACTTACGGGCACAAGAAATCAACTCGTACCGCAGTCGCAGATGCTGACTGTATCGTCTGCCACCTGGAGGGCAACTTCACCACCCAGAAAACCTCCAAATATCACGCTGATGGAAATATCGATCTCCGGAACCCCGATGGCAGTGGTGAGGTTGCCATTACCGATAATAACAATGCGGCATTCACCTTCCAGCGTTTCTCAACATCATTTGCTTCAGGAACCCGGTCTTCGGCCATCAACAATACAGTTGCCAGTGTAATTACCCAGAAATTCTGCCTCACCTGCCATGATTCTGGAGGTGCTGCGAACACCACGGCAAGAGCTGGAACATCTCCAACTCCCACTGCTCCTTTTGGCGGAGGATATACTGTGCTTAATGCCTTCAGCCAGTTCGACCCGACCAACTCATCCAAGCACCCGGTACGTGCCGCCCGCTCGGCTGACTACCCAACCGCTGCCCGACTTGCCGATCCCTACAAACCGACCGGCACCCGCGGTACCTCTGGGACAAAGTCTTCTGGTGTAATTATGAGTTGCTTCGATTGTCACAACACCGGCCAGACTACCGGAATGAAGACACTCCGCACCATTTCAGCCCATGGCGACGCCAACGTTCTGATTCGCGGCGGCAACGCCACGACCAATGGTACTATTTATGTGTCCAGCCCGACACATTGCTCATCATGTCACCTCACCTATACTTATCCGGGCCACAATACCGGCGCAACCGGTTCGGCCTTTACTACAACTTCGGGTGATATGAACGGCACTACCTTCCTTAACTGTCATTACTGTCATGCAGATGCCAACACAGGCACCCGCCCGGCAAGGTCGGATAACTTCCACGGAACCAACGCCTTGCCGACCACAGGCGCTACCGCAACTGTCCGGTGGCTTGGATCGGCAGGCACCCCTGCTCAGGTGAACACCAGACCGTATGCCTTTATCCGTAACAGGATGAATCTGAGCAACCACCAACCGCGGATGATCGGCTCAAGTACCTACAGTCCGCAATGTTCCATGGTTTCCTATACCGGAGGCGCATGTTCCAACCAGTCCGGCAAGACCTATACGGTTGGCGGTACCTATTAG
- a CDS encoding phosphate/phosphite/phosphonate ABC transporter substrate-binding protein, with product MAGCRERSKRPMMRIGYMNCNNEQETMARFQPLTRYLSEKLNVDFVAVPVDTHDFEKRFRDGEFAFTHTNSLLYIILRENYQLQIIASDKRGNFGSRTGGAIIARKGSGINKLSDIRGKRMVFGPMLAPTGYLAEYDLMLRSGIDPEKDLAFYAIPSGSYKHEKLVYGVLFGQYDVGAAPLLDLEVMAREGKISPDDFVIIGQTPLIPYCTFGAATKTDPELVARFRQALLELKPTDTVEINGEQVKVLKAAWADGYEQLLDKDYDTIRDMARRVNMPPYQKY from the coding sequence ATGGCAGGCTGCCGGGAGCGGAGCAAGAGGCCGATGATGCGCATCGGCTATATGAATTGCAATAACGAGCAGGAGACAATGGCACGTTTTCAGCCCCTTACCCGTTATCTCTCGGAAAAGCTCAATGTTGATTTCGTGGCCGTCCCGGTTGATACCCATGATTTCGAAAAGCGATTCCGCGATGGCGAATTTGCCTTCACCCATACGAACTCCCTACTCTATATAATTCTCCGTGAGAACTACCAACTGCAAATTATTGCCTCCGACAAGCGCGGCAATTTCGGCTCCCGTACCGGCGGCGCCATTATCGCCCGCAAAGGGAGCGGCATAAACAAGCTGTCCGACATCCGCGGCAAAAGGATGGTCTTTGGGCCGATGCTGGCCCCAACCGGCTACCTTGCCGAGTACGACCTGATGCTGCGGTCAGGCATCGACCCGGAGAAAGATCTCGCCTTTTACGCCATCCCTTCAGGTTCATACAAACACGAAAAACTGGTTTACGGGGTGCTTTTCGGGCAGTATGACGTTGGTGCTGCCCCTCTGCTGGATCTTGAGGTTATGGCACGGGAAGGGAAAATATCCCCCGATGATTTTGTCATTATTGGCCAGACACCCCTCATCCCATACTGCACTTTCGGAGCAGCAACCAAGACCGATCCTGAGCTTGTCGCAAGGTTCCGCCAAGCGCTACTCGAACTGAAACCGACCGATACCGTGGAAATCAACGGCGAGCAGGTCAAGGTGCTGAAGGCTGCCTGGGCCGATGGATATGAGCAGCTGCTTGACAAGGACTATGACACGATTCGCGACATGGCCCGCCGTGTGAATATGCCCCCCTATCAAAAATACTGA
- a CDS encoding tetratricopeptide repeat protein, protein MFKDRFDKLLWLLLFMVFAALAMLIGRHTSSGKTNAPAVATSKAMEREMAFQARVTLLQKLYAPVEDLRLRGDMQGALLRLDELNRSYPGEAHGYIMKGQILHQAGAIEEAVSSYVQGIKLSGNYIDRKNPLSRRDDVKRLVEEGQQIIRRARANPDNISLAAAVKNINYLRSRLAGGCE, encoded by the coding sequence GTGTTTAAAGACCGATTCGATAAGTTGCTCTGGCTGTTACTGTTCATGGTATTTGCGGCCCTGGCCATGCTGATTGGCAGGCATACCTCATCCGGTAAAACAAACGCCCCAGCCGTCGCCACCTCAAAAGCAATGGAAAGGGAGATGGCTTTCCAGGCACGAGTCACCCTGCTGCAAAAACTATATGCTCCCGTGGAGGACCTGCGCCTGCGTGGTGACATGCAGGGAGCCCTCCTGCGACTGGATGAGCTCAACCGTTCCTACCCGGGTGAAGCCCACGGTTATATAATGAAAGGTCAGATCCTCCATCAGGCAGGGGCAATAGAAGAAGCCGTTTCCAGTTATGTCCAGGGCATAAAATTAAGCGGCAACTACATTGACCGTAAAAATCCCCTGTCAAGACGAGATGACGTAAAACGTCTTGTCGAGGAAGGACAGCAGATAATCAGGAGAGCCAGGGCTAACCCGGACAACATTTCCCTGGCCGCTGCAGTTAAAAATATCAATTACCTTAGAAGCCGCCTTGCAGGGGGATGTGAGTAA